The DNA region ATAGGTTTCGGCCATCTTGCGAACTTCTTTGGGATTTACATCCCCGGCGATGGCTATCGTTATATTACTTGGCACGTAATAGGTATCGTAAAATTCACGGGCATCTTCCATAGTGGTAGCGGTGATATCAGAATTCCATCCTACGACCGGACGTCCATAGGGGTGGGCTGTGTAAGCCACGGCAAGAAACTCTTCAACCAGGCGTCCAAGTGGTTGTGACTCGGTACGCATTCTCCGTTCTTCCCGTACCACTTCTTTTTCCTTATAAAACTCCCGGAATACAGGATTTTTAAATCGGTCGGATTCCAGGCTGAACCACAATTCCATTCGGTTTTCAGGAAGGCTGTAGAAATAAACCGTTTGATCGGCACCGGTACCGGCATTCAGACCTGTTCCACCGTTTCGTTCAATGATCTGGGAAAACTCATTATTTACTACATACTGACCGGCTTCTTCCTGCAGGTCTGTAAATTGTGACCAAAGCTCCTCCATCTTTGCAGAGTCGGGCGAAGCGCTGTATTTCTCAGACAGCCATTGCTGGTAGGTCTGGTCCAGTTGATCCAGAGCCTTCTTCTCTTTCTTCCAGTTGTTAGTACCAATATAATGGGTGCCTTTAAAGGCCATATGCTCAAATATGTGAGCAATACCGGTGTGTCCTACAGGTTCATCCGCTCCGCCGACATCCACATAGGTCACAAAACTGGCTACCGGGGCAATAGGCCTTTCGATAACAATAAATTTAAGTCCGTTGTCTAGGGTAAACTCGGTAACTTTTTCCTCGAATTCTTCAAGGGATTGTGCGTTGGTATTGAAAGCGCCGGCAAAAAGTAGCAGGGCCATACCTAACGCACGAAGGGAGTATTTGAATTTCATACGTCTCCTGATTTGGTTTGTGTTTTTTGAGAGAACTAAATATTAGACTTGTAAATCAAATTTACAAAAATTTATAAGCTCTTAACCTTAAGATAATACGGTGACCAAAAATATCGCCTCCACTATGTAAGCACTATCATTACAGCAACACAGGGTGTTCCCCCGATGATATTGCTATGGATT from Halalkalibaculum roseum includes:
- a CDS encoding M16 family metallopeptidase, whose product is MKFKYSLRALGMALLLFAGAFNTNAQSLEEFEEKVTEFTLDNGLKFIVIERPIAPVASFVTYVDVGGADEPVGHTGIAHIFEHMAFKGTHYIGTNNWKKEKKALDQLDQTYQQWLSEKYSASPDSAKMEELWSQFTDLQEEAGQYVVNNEFSQIIERNGGTGLNAGTGADQTVYFYSLPENRMELWFSLESDRFKNPVFREFYKEKEVVREERRMRTESQPLGRLVEEFLAVAYTAHPYGRPVVGWNSDITATTMEDAREFYDTYYVPSNITIAIAGDVNPKEVRKMAETYFGGLKAGPEPPPVYTQEPEQRGERRFTIQGQSQPFLLMGYHTVAQDHPDAKALQLLGSIISSGRTSRLYKRMVEEEQLALAVQAFNGFPGTKYKSMFLTFAVPNRGLSVDTLETVIHEEIQKVKDGDITQMELDRARTNARASLVRSLDSNSGLAQSFASTEAQQGDWRKVFTDLDKLNEVTLEDLQRVANTYFTQDNLTVGAIVTQDSEEVADANQ